From a single Cyclobacterium marinum DSM 745 genomic region:
- a CDS encoding Gfo/Idh/MocA family oxidoreductase, which translates to MKDISKSTKHNSRRNFMKASAMAAAGFYIVPRHVLGGPGFKAPSDKLRIAGIGAGGKGGSDIRSFYESGNADIVALCDVDPNRAAGRIKAHPKAKFYEDYREMLEKENNNIDAVSVSTPDHNHAVQALTAMKMGKHVYVQKPLTHTIHEARVLTQAAEKYKLVTQMGNQGASGDGVRKMREWYAAGLIGEATKVQVWTNRPVWPQGVPWPGESGKKAPKNLNWDLWLGTARQMGYVENLHPFNWRGWWEFGTGALGDMACHLMEPAFRTLDLGYPTGAECSVGSVYTGEFTKGYFPESCPPSSHITLGFDRPNGGNIEFHWMDGGIQPSRPEELGPNEEMGDGGNGVIIEGTRGKMMCSTYGMNPKLLPSSINDSVNVAPTLPRVEGGVGGHYAQWVNACIAGHGSKEYNELSSPFSIAGPLTESVLMGNLAIKSYDLRTPKADGKGFDYPGRGIKLLWDGENMKVTNFEPANQFVSKEYREGFELPKI; encoded by the coding sequence ATGAAAGATATCAGTAAATCCACAAAACACAATTCCAGAAGGAATTTTATGAAAGCCTCTGCTATGGCAGCAGCCGGTTTCTACATTGTACCTAGACATGTACTTGGGGGGCCGGGTTTTAAGGCACCGAGTGACAAACTTAGAATTGCAGGTATAGGTGCCGGCGGTAAAGGTGGAAGTGATATTAGGAGCTTCTACGAAAGTGGAAATGCAGATATAGTTGCGCTATGCGACGTGGATCCAAATAGGGCCGCCGGAAGGATCAAAGCTCATCCTAAAGCAAAGTTCTATGAAGATTATAGAGAAATGCTGGAAAAGGAAAATAACAATATAGATGCTGTTTCTGTTTCCACACCAGATCATAATCATGCTGTTCAGGCTTTAACGGCTATGAAAATGGGCAAACATGTATATGTTCAGAAGCCATTGACACATACCATACACGAAGCACGAGTACTTACTCAGGCTGCAGAAAAATACAAGTTAGTAACCCAAATGGGTAATCAAGGGGCTTCAGGAGACGGGGTTCGGAAAATGCGTGAGTGGTATGCTGCAGGGCTAATAGGCGAGGCGACTAAAGTCCAAGTATGGACCAACCGCCCCGTTTGGCCTCAAGGTGTTCCTTGGCCTGGGGAATCAGGAAAAAAAGCGCCTAAAAATCTTAATTGGGACCTTTGGTTAGGAACGGCAAGGCAAATGGGATATGTGGAAAATTTACACCCTTTTAACTGGCGAGGCTGGTGGGAATTTGGTACAGGTGCCTTAGGAGATATGGCATGTCACTTGATGGAACCTGCTTTCCGTACCTTAGACTTAGGATACCCTACCGGTGCAGAATGTAGTGTTGGCTCCGTATATACAGGAGAATTTACAAAAGGCTATTTCCCTGAAAGCTGTCCTCCTTCCTCTCATATCACCTTGGGTTTTGACAGGCCTAATGGAGGTAATATTGAATTTCACTGGATGGACGGTGGTATCCAACCTAGCAGGCCTGAAGAGCTTGGTCCTAATGAAGAAATGGGTGATGGTGGAAATGGCGTTATAATTGAAGGAACAAGGGGTAAAATGATGTGTTCTACCTATGGTATGAATCCTAAGTTATTACCTTCTTCAATCAATGATAGCGTAAATGTAGCTCCTACTTTACCACGTGTAGAAGGTGGCGTGGGAGGTCACTATGCACAATGGGTTAATGCATGTATTGCAGGTCATGGAAGTAAAGAATACAATGAGCTAAGTTCTCCTTTTTCTATTGCGGGTCCTTTGACTGAATCCGTACTTATGGGCAATTTGGCCATAAAGAGTTATGACTTGAGAACACCTAAAGCCGATGGTAAGGGCTTTGATTATCCTGGTAGAGGCATTAAACTATTGTGGGATGGTGAAAACATGAAGGTTACCAATTTTGAACCTGCCAATCAGTTTGTATCGAAAGAATACAGAGAAGGTTTTGAACTTCCAAAAATATAA
- a CDS encoding citrate synthase, translating into MSDIAKLSFKGKEYDLPVTEGTENEIAVDIAKLRGQSGLITIDPGFKNTGSTKSAITFLDGEKGILRYRGYNIEDLAENSNFLEVSYLLINGELPTTEQYNDFAGRITNHTLVHEDIKKILDGFPSVAHPMGVLSSLICSLTAFYPNSLDPNNTDEEIKLSMVRLLAKMPTFAAWAYKNKMGHPVNYPDNSLDYCGNFMKMMFSLPSEKYEIDPVISKALDKLLILHADHEQNCSTSTVRIVGSSQASIYASISAGINALWGPLHGGANQSVIEMLEAIKADGGDSKKYLEKAKDKNDPFRLMGFGHRVYKNFDPRAKIIKKAADDVLEKLGINDPVLDIAKELESAALNDQYFVDRKLYPNVDFYSGIIYRALGIPTDMFTVMFALGRLPGWIAQWKEMRENNEPIGRPRQVYVGSTERPFVPIDKR; encoded by the coding sequence ATGTCGGATATTGCTAAACTATCCTTTAAAGGTAAAGAATATGATCTTCCAGTCACCGAAGGTACAGAAAATGAAATTGCGGTTGATATTGCAAAATTACGAGGCCAATCAGGGTTAATTACCATTGATCCGGGTTTTAAAAATACTGGATCGACCAAAAGTGCCATTACGTTTTTAGATGGGGAGAAAGGTATTTTAAGGTATAGAGGCTATAATATTGAAGACTTAGCAGAGAATTCTAATTTCTTAGAAGTTTCTTATTTGTTGATAAATGGTGAATTACCAACTACTGAGCAATACAATGACTTTGCTGGGAGAATCACAAACCACACTTTGGTGCATGAAGACATCAAGAAAATTCTTGATGGATTTCCATCTGTAGCGCATCCCATGGGAGTTCTTTCTTCATTGATTTGTTCTCTTACCGCATTTTATCCAAATTCTTTGGATCCAAACAATACTGATGAAGAGATCAAACTAAGTATGGTGAGGTTATTGGCTAAAATGCCAACCTTTGCTGCTTGGGCGTATAAAAACAAAATGGGTCATCCTGTAAATTACCCCGACAATAGCCTTGATTATTGTGGTAATTTCATGAAAATGATGTTCTCCTTACCTTCAGAGAAATACGAAATAGACCCAGTTATTTCTAAAGCCTTAGATAAATTATTAATTCTACATGCAGACCATGAACAAAACTGTTCTACTTCTACAGTAAGAATTGTTGGATCTTCGCAAGCCAGCATATATGCTTCTATTTCTGCAGGTATCAATGCACTTTGGGGTCCTCTCCATGGAGGTGCCAACCAATCTGTAATTGAAATGCTTGAAGCTATTAAAGCAGATGGTGGTGATTCTAAGAAATATTTAGAAAAAGCAAAAGACAAAAATGATCCTTTCAGATTAATGGGTTTTGGACACAGGGTTTACAAAAACTTTGATCCAAGAGCCAAAATAATCAAGAAGGCTGCTGATGATGTACTAGAGAAATTAGGTATCAACGACCCGGTTTTAGACATCGCAAAAGAACTTGAAAGTGCTGCCCTTAATGATCAGTACTTTGTAGATAGAAAACTTTACCCTAATGTTGATTTCTACTCAGGAATCATTTATAGGGCTTTGGGTATTCCTACCGATATGTTTACAGTAATGTTTGCCTTGGGAAGACTTCCAGGTTGGATCGCACAATGGAAAGAAATGCGTGAAAACAATGAGCCAATTGGTCGACCAAGACAAGTATATGTAGGCAGTACAGAAAGACCTTTCGTACCGATCGACAAAAGGTAA
- a CDS encoding Pr6Pr family membrane protein: protein MKRYSETVASIIIWFTVISQFYLMIMNRQTEILETTVRFFSFFTILTNTLVALYFSTKAFKLKTFPFTIFNKAGALTAITTFILIVGLVYQIALRGIWQPTGFQYIVDELLHSIIPLLVLIYWYFYVSKLDLKFESVSKWILYPIFYLLFVLLRGHFSGFYPYPFLNISNIGYLNAFKNIGLIVLLCLSILILLVFLGKKLPRIQNVEHTYN from the coding sequence ATGAAAAGATATAGTGAAACAGTAGCATCAATTATCATCTGGTTTACAGTCATTTCTCAGTTCTATTTAATGATTATGAATAGACAAACTGAAATTTTAGAAACAACGGTGAGATTCTTTAGTTTTTTCACTATTTTAACCAACACCTTGGTTGCCTTGTATTTTTCAACCAAAGCCTTTAAATTAAAGACATTTCCATTTACAATTTTTAACAAGGCGGGAGCTCTTACTGCCATAACCACATTTATACTTATTGTAGGTTTGGTCTATCAAATTGCTTTGAGAGGAATATGGCAACCTACCGGCTTTCAATATATTGTTGATGAATTATTACACAGCATTATTCCCCTTTTGGTTTTAATTTATTGGTATTTCTATGTTTCTAAATTAGACTTAAAATTTGAATCTGTATCCAAGTGGATATTATATCCGATTTTCTATTTACTATTTGTTTTATTAAGAGGACATTTCTCAGGATTTTATCCTTATCCTTTTTTAAACATCTCGAATATTGGTTATTTGAATGCCTTTAAGAATATTGGTCTAATAGTTCTTTTGTGCCTATCCATCCTAATCCTACTGGTTTTCTTGGGTAAGAAATTACCAAGAATTCAAAATGTTGAACATACCTACAATTAA
- a CDS encoding class I SAM-dependent methyltransferase, which produces MNTIWLYNEFQQTGKDYSLQEEVDVYDPSHNDFRDLAKEIGDVIEWLRPNKGSKVLDIGCGTGNFSIAMARICEKVYSIDISKAMLKYAQEKAISKQIKNISFTHSGYLNFNLPDQSIDGVISSLSLHHLPDFWKSIALERIFNVLKPKGRFYLYDVVIPDHQPSDAINAFIANQGIKGGDFMREDTIIHFKEEFSTLDWIMKKLLINAGFIIKKEETQDGLLKKFYCEKSGQSN; this is translated from the coding sequence ATGAACACTATATGGCTTTACAACGAATTTCAACAAACCGGAAAAGATTACTCATTGCAAGAGGAAGTGGATGTTTACGATCCCTCACATAATGATTTCAGGGATTTAGCCAAAGAGATCGGAGATGTAATAGAATGGTTAAGGCCAAATAAGGGATCGAAGGTATTAGACATAGGTTGCGGTACAGGCAACTTCTCTATAGCAATGGCAAGAATTTGCGAAAAAGTTTATTCAATAGATATTTCAAAAGCAATGTTAAAATATGCTCAAGAAAAAGCGATTTCCAAGCAAATCAAAAACATATCTTTTACCCACAGCGGTTACTTAAATTTTAATCTTCCTGACCAAAGCATTGATGGGGTAATCAGTTCACTATCTTTACATCACCTTCCCGACTTTTGGAAAAGTATTGCCTTGGAAAGAATATTCAATGTTTTGAAACCCAAAGGTAGGTTTTATTTATATGATGTAGTTATTCCAGATCACCAACCAAGCGATGCCATCAATGCCTTCATCGCCAACCAAGGGATAAAAGGTGGTGATTTTATGAGAGAGGATACCATTATCCATTTTAAGGAAGAGTTTTCAACTTTGGATTGGATCATGAAAAAATTACTTATCAATGCGGGTTTTATTATCAAAAAAGAAGAAACTCAAGATGGATTGCTTAAAAAATTTTATTGTGAAAAATCCGGACAATCAAATTAA
- a CDS encoding ketopantoate reductase family protein: protein MKGKSIAILGVGGVGGFVGAKILANRPDDSVKLDLISRGATYNNIKSKGLIFSNPDSEQVLQPDGLVLSGECENTYDLVILATKSQSIEKAVLENSKIFGEGTLVLPLQNMVNAADTIRPLVGKATVLDACIYLISNVQEPGHIKHLGGPGKVIVGSPATDIYDDIFKFLNLCGVPLELVADAKLHLWKKFLFISSLGTLTAAKNVTFGEINTNEDLKKLWIGLMEELAQLAQKQGVLLDDAAINNALTMISNFPHNAKSSFQLDIESGHIGEKKTLVDDVITHSKNYGLNCTHYRELESEIIKKLAKN, encoded by the coding sequence ATGAAAGGTAAATCAATAGCTATCCTTGGGGTAGGAGGAGTAGGTGGTTTTGTAGGGGCTAAAATATTAGCAAATCGACCGGATGATTCAGTTAAACTTGACCTGATTTCGAGAGGAGCCACCTACAATAATATTAAATCAAAAGGCTTGATCTTTAGTAATCCTGATTCGGAGCAGGTTTTACAACCCGATGGACTTGTTTTAAGTGGAGAGTGTGAAAATACCTATGACTTGGTAATTTTGGCTACCAAATCCCAATCCATAGAGAAAGCTGTTTTAGAAAATTCTAAAATTTTTGGTGAAGGAACTTTGGTTTTACCTTTGCAAAATATGGTAAATGCTGCAGACACTATTCGCCCATTGGTTGGAAAGGCTACGGTTTTGGATGCATGTATTTATTTGATTTCAAACGTTCAAGAACCAGGGCATATCAAACATCTTGGGGGGCCAGGAAAAGTGATTGTTGGTTCACCAGCGACAGATATCTATGATGATATTTTTAAATTTTTAAATCTGTGTGGAGTACCACTTGAATTGGTAGCTGATGCGAAATTACATCTTTGGAAAAAGTTTTTGTTTATTTCTAGTCTTGGGACATTAACTGCAGCAAAAAATGTCACTTTTGGAGAAATTAATACAAATGAGGATTTGAAAAAATTATGGATAGGCTTAATGGAGGAATTGGCTCAGTTGGCACAAAAACAGGGAGTTTTGCTTGATGATGCGGCTATAAATAATGCATTGACTATGATTTCAAATTTTCCTCATAATGCCAAATCTTCCTTTCAACTAGATATTGAAAGTGGACATATTGGAGAAAAAAAGACATTGGTTGATGATGTTATTACTCATTCAAAAAACTATGGTTTAAACTGTACCCACTACAGGGAATTGGAAAGCGAGATTATTAAGAAATTAGCAAAAAATTAG
- a CDS encoding DEAD/DEAH box helicase encodes MEKEILFSDLGVSEEILRAVEDMGYTQPSPIQAQTIPLLLQGADVIGQAQTGTGKTAAFGIPIIDSIDPNSKKPQALILCPTRELAVQVEGEIVKLTKYNRKISSTCIYGGESIDRQIRSLKKGVQIVVGTPGRIMDHMDRRTLDLSQVGIIVLDEADEMLDMGFRDDIEKILSSMPIERQTVFFSATMPKPILELTRKYQTDPEIIKVLRKELTVENISQLYFDVRSGLKTDLISRLINLHQYKLSVIFCNTKRVTDEVTEELTAKGIPAEALHGDLSQAQRTKVMNKFRKGHCSVLVATDVAARGIDVENVEAVFNYDLPLDEENYVHRIGRTGRAGRSGTAISFVSGRRDSGRLRDLERFIKTTIEKAAPPSVDQLIQMKKDQLTKDIHRQLAKEEDNSIYEQAVESLLAEGISIEQVALSLVKMQLGEAIDKFKEMNFTPDKDRGGRDDRRKRDRNDRGSSRGRNGERGDRSGRRGNKKEREPNMARLFLNLGKKDRIRPNDIVGAIAGETGVSGGSIGEIDIYDSFSFVDIPKKDASHVINVMNTNTIKGKSVNFEISKP; translated from the coding sequence ATGGAAAAAGAAATATTATTTTCAGACCTTGGGGTTTCGGAAGAAATCTTAAGGGCAGTGGAAGATATGGGCTATACCCAACCTTCCCCAATTCAAGCACAAACCATTCCTTTATTATTGCAAGGAGCTGATGTCATCGGCCAAGCTCAAACGGGTACAGGGAAGACCGCTGCATTTGGCATCCCGATTATTGACAGTATTGATCCTAATAGCAAGAAGCCGCAAGCCCTAATTTTGTGTCCTACTAGGGAACTTGCTGTACAAGTTGAAGGTGAGATCGTTAAACTAACCAAATACAATAGAAAAATATCTTCTACCTGTATATATGGTGGCGAATCAATTGACAGACAAATTAGAAGCTTAAAAAAAGGTGTTCAAATTGTGGTGGGTACTCCCGGCAGAATTATGGACCATATGGATAGAAGAACCTTAGACTTAAGTCAAGTTGGCATCATTGTGTTGGATGAAGCTGATGAAATGCTGGACATGGGTTTTAGGGATGATATTGAAAAAATACTAAGTTCTATGCCAATCGAAAGGCAAACGGTATTCTTTTCTGCCACCATGCCTAAGCCAATTCTAGAACTTACTAGAAAATATCAAACAGATCCGGAGATCATCAAGGTTTTAAGAAAAGAGCTTACCGTTGAAAACATATCTCAATTGTATTTTGACGTAAGATCAGGATTAAAAACAGATTTGATAAGCAGACTTATTAATCTTCACCAATATAAGCTTAGTGTAATTTTCTGTAATACTAAAAGGGTTACAGATGAAGTAACCGAAGAGTTAACAGCTAAAGGTATCCCTGCTGAAGCATTGCATGGAGATTTGTCTCAAGCACAAAGAACTAAAGTTATGAACAAGTTCCGTAAAGGACATTGTTCAGTTTTAGTAGCTACAGACGTAGCTGCAAGGGGTATAGATGTAGAAAACGTTGAAGCTGTTTTCAATTATGACCTTCCCCTTGATGAGGAAAATTATGTACATAGAATTGGTAGAACAGGTAGAGCCGGAAGGTCAGGAACTGCCATTAGTTTTGTGTCTGGAAGAAGAGATTCAGGAAGGCTAAGAGATCTTGAAAGGTTTATCAAAACCACCATTGAGAAAGCTGCCCCTCCATCCGTAGACCAGCTGATTCAAATGAAAAAAGATCAGTTGACCAAAGATATTCATAGGCAACTGGCAAAAGAAGAAGACAATAGCATATACGAGCAGGCAGTAGAAAGCCTTCTTGCAGAAGGAATTTCTATTGAGCAAGTCGCCTTAAGTTTGGTGAAAATGCAATTGGGTGAAGCCATTGATAAGTTTAAAGAAATGAATTTCACCCCTGATAAGGATCGAGGTGGTAGAGACGATAGAAGAAAAAGAGACCGCAACGATAGAGGATCATCTAGAGGTCGTAATGGAGAAAGAGGCGATCGCAGCGGAAGAAGGGGTAATAAAAAAGAAAGAGAACCAAATATGGCTCGTCTCTTTTTAAATTTAGGAAAGAAAGACCGAATTCGTCCTAATGATATCGTTGGTGCTATCGCAGGAGAAACTGGAGTATCAGGTGGTAGTATAGGTGAAATTGATATTTATGATAGCTTCTCTTTTGTGGACATCCCTAAAAAAGATGCAAGTCATGTCATTAATGTTATGAATACCAATACCATCAAAGGAAAGTCAGTCAATTTTGAAATATCTAAACCTTAA